A stretch of DNA from Candidatus Bathyarchaeota archaeon:
GCCCAGGTGCTCATCCTATTCTTGGGCTTATCTGTAGGCCTTTATTCTCAGATTGGGTAGGGCTCCCCCGGACTTTACTGGTTCTTCTTAGCTTTTTCGAGTATATCCTCGGATATCTCTTTGATGCTTCTCCCCTCAACATCTATTCCCAGTTTCTTAGCGGTCTCTATTATCGTCTTCCTCTCATGCTCGGTGATCTCTTCCTTCCCTTCCTTAGCGGCCTCCTCCGATGCGCCCTCGGTGGCTTTCCTGTATTGTTTGACGGCTTCGCCCATGGAGCGGGCGAGCTCCGGTATCTTCTTTCCTCCGAAGAGTATCAGTATCACTATCAGTATTAACCCGATCTCCCATGGACCTATGAAGGCCATCCCAACATCGACTCCTTTTTCTCGCCTAGATAGAGGAACCTTCTGGGATTTAAAGGTTAGGGAAGGCCGGGAGGTGCGCCTAGTGTACTCAAGCCTTTGAGGGGCCTCCCCTTTCCTCCATGTGGATAAGGTGTGGAGAGCGTCGGCTGGTGGAGTCGGCTGCAGCGAATACACCACGTTATTTAATAAAATTAAGTTGAAGAGCGTAGGCAGAGGCTGCATTCTGGGATTTGCTTTGATGAAATTACGTGGGCTCTGTAGTTGGTAAAGCTGAAAATTTTTAACCATAAAAAGTTAAATAATTTAATAGATGAGAATGGGCCATAGAGTAGAGAAATGATATTATGGTGGTAACTTGGATGCGGAAAGGCAAACTGGAAGATTTTGATGTAAAAATCTTAAAGTTACTCAACGGAGACCCTGAGATGACGTATGCGGAGATGGCTAAGCATTTGAACACCAGCGCGGTCACCGTCTATAACCGCCTGAAGAAGATGAAGAACAGCGGGGTGTTCAAGAAATGCCTCAAGATACCGCCCCACATATTTAACAAGAGGGTCTCAGCCTTCGTCTTGATCTCCACCATACCAGGTAGGGAACGCGACGTAGGAGAGCAAGTAGCGCGCACCCCCGAAGTCTTAATGGTTAAAGGGATAACTGGAGACTTCGACCTCATCGCCGAAGTCATAGCCGATGATATAGATACCCTGCAGCATTTGGTAATGGAGAAGATAAGAGGGTTGAACGACGTTGTGAGAACCAACACAGTCATAGAGCTCTTCACGATAAAGGATGAGATCAGCTACCTGCCAGAAGCCGTTGAAGAGAGTACATGAGGCTGTTGATGGCTTGGGGAGCCCCGGTCCTATCTCGGTTAGCCGGCTTTACTTAACTCTATGGAGGACTATGTACGATGTGGTGTTTAAAACGCCCTCCATGGATCTTATATCGTTGATAAGGTTCTTGAACTCCTCCAAGCTCTTAACATTTATGTGTATTATAACATCGTTATCACCGGCGATGTTATAGATCTGGGAGACGTTCACCATCTTAGAGAGGCTCTCCATTAAATGCCTGTGATCCCCAAAAGCCTTTAATAACATAAACGCCTCCAACAACCCCATCTCCCACAATCAAACAATGATATATAACGGATAAAGCAATTTAACCTTGTCGGCGGAAAGATCCATTGCAAGGGAGGACTGGCCCCCACGAAGAATAAAAGCTGAAACAGCTGCGCATTCCTTCGTCCATGCCCGTCCTCCACTGGAGATGAGGGCCCAGCCGCAGAAACAGTAAGTCCCCGGTGAGAGGGGATGGTTCATAGCCCGGCTATCCACGGGCTTTAATGATCTGAGAAAGGATCCTGATAACCTCGACCGCTCCCATTAGATCCCTCACTATGTAATCCGGGGTGACGCCGCAATCCATGGGCGTGGGATCATAGCCCCTGTTCAGATATATGGCCCTCATCCCAATCCTCTTAGCTCCTACGATATCCGCGGAGAACGTATCTCCTATGAAGGCTGCCCCTCCAGGCACCTCGCCGAGGATCTCCAAAGCCTTGATGAAGGGCTCGGGAGCGGGCTTCCTTAACCCGACCTGAGCGGATGTCACGACCGCCTCGAAGTATCTGTCCAAACCCAGCCTTTTAAGGATCTCCCTCACCGCCCAATCGCTCCTAGCGTTGGATACCAAGCCGAGCTTAAAGCCAGCCTTCAAGGCATATTCTAAACATGGGATGGCGTCGGGGAAGAGCATCCAAGCCTCCACCTCCCCCTGATAGAAGACCCTCTCCAATTCGCCGAGTTCAACGGAAGCCACATCTACCTGTAACCCATTAAGCACCTCCGCGAATATGCTTTGAATATGCACCTCCTCTTCGGGGTCATCCGATAAGGCTTCGACGCTCCTAGAATAAGCCTCCCTTAAAGCATCCGCCGTGAGGCGGTATCCCTTGTTCGAGAGGTACCTCTGAACCGCCTCGAACCTATCCTCCTCTACACGCCGCTTATCCCCCTGATCCAGATGTATAAGGGTCTCCCCGAGATCGAATAGAATAGCACCCATCGACCAGCACACCTCCCCAGCCTACTCCTTCAAATACATTTCACGCAGGGCATTATTAATCAACCGTGTCCTTAAGCGCTTTTCCTAGTATTCACGCAATCTGGAAGATCGTTTAAAATAATTTTTCCTCTGCAACTGATGGGCTCTTTTATGTTGAGCGTTTCCGATGGGTCGGCTGCGGCTCCCCTGTGATTTAAAGCGCTGAATGTGAGCGAGGCTTCCATCCATATGGCTGAGAGAGAATGCTTATAAACCCCGTAAATTAATGGTGAAGCCAGGTTAGAGGCGCCCAAATAGCCGTGAGAATCTTTTATGATCTGCATCTCCGAAACGTGGAGGGTAAATTAAATGTCGGGTTTCTCCGGGGATGAAGGCCCAGCCCCTCACGGGGAGCCCGGCGTGCTCGATTGGAGGGATGAGCTTAGGGCTTATGAGCGGTTAATAGAGGATAAGGTCCTCTCCATCATGGAGGGGGAACGTGGAAAAGCCTCTAGATATCATCCCTTCATGGAGAGGCTGTATCGGGATCTCGAGGAGTTCATACTCAGGAAGGGGAGGAGGCTCGCCTCCTGCTCCACCCTGATCGCCTATAGAGGCTTTAAGGGCTCCATAGATGAGGGGATCCTCTCCGTATGCGCAGGGATGGAACTCTACAGGCATTCCATACTGGTTCACGACGACCTCGCCGACAAGGATGAGTCCAGGCGCTACGCGTCCACACTCCACAAAATCTACGCTGAAGGCTATGATGAAGCCTTCGGGGGGAGCGTCGCCCTCTTCGCCGGAAACATCCTATACGCATTAGCGGTTAGGGTTATAGGCGACGCAGGGTTCGAGCCTGAAAC
This window harbors:
- a CDS encoding twin-arginine translocase TatA/TatE family subunit codes for the protein MAFIGPWEIGLILIVILILFGGKKIPELARSMGEAVKQYRKATEGASEEAAKEGKEEITEHERKTIIETAKKLGIDVEGRSIKEISEDILEKAKKNQ
- a CDS encoding Lrp/AsnC family transcriptional regulator, with protein sequence MRKGKLEDFDVKILKLLNGDPEMTYAEMAKHLNTSAVTVYNRLKKMKNSGVFKKCLKIPPHIFNKRVSAFVLISTIPGRERDVGEQVARTPEVLMVKGITGDFDLIAEVIADDIDTLQHLVMEKIRGLNDVVRTNTVIELFTIKDEISYLPEAVEEST
- a CDS encoding Lrp/AsnC ligand binding domain-containing protein, which encodes MEAFMLLKAFGDHRHLMESLSKMVNVSQIYNIAGDNDVIIHINVKSLEEFKNLINDIRSMEGVLNTTSYIVLHRVK
- a CDS encoding HAD family hydrolase, whose protein sequence is MGAILFDLGETLIHLDQGDKRRVEEDRFEAVQRYLSNKGYRLTADALREAYSRSVEALSDDPEEEVHIQSIFAEVLNGLQVDVASVELGELERVFYQGEVEAWMLFPDAIPCLEYALKAGFKLGLVSNARSDWAVREILKRLGLDRYFEAVVTSAQVGLRKPAPEPFIKALEILGEVPGGAAFIGDTFSADIVGAKRIGMRAIYLNRGYDPTPMDCGVTPDYIVRDLMGAVEVIRILSQIIKARG